The following proteins come from a genomic window of Geminicoccaceae bacterium SCSIO 64248:
- a CDS encoding ParA family protein, whose product MSDVATAAKPMRILAVANQKGGVGKTTTAINVGAALAASGLRVLLIDLDPQGNASTGLGVEPGRREVTSYDVLLGAAALSDAILASAVDRLDIVPSVVDLSGAEVELARHPRRASIMRDALAAAPDDYDLILIDCPPSLGVLTLNALVAAEGVLVPLQCEFFALEGLSLLVRTIEQVRRRFNSKLIIHGVVLTMYDGRNNLAQQVAEDVRSFLGKRVYDTMIPRNVRVSEAPSHGRPVIHYDPGCAGAKAYVELASEMLRRDGRDRPLAAE is encoded by the coding sequence ATGTCCGACGTAGCCACGGCGGCGAAGCCGATGCGCATTCTGGCCGTCGCCAATCAGAAAGGCGGGGTCGGCAAGACCACGACCGCGATCAATGTCGGCGCGGCTTTGGCGGCGTCCGGCCTGCGCGTCCTCCTGATCGACCTCGATCCCCAGGGGAACGCCAGCACGGGGCTTGGCGTCGAGCCGGGCCGGCGCGAGGTCACGTCCTACGACGTCCTGCTCGGCGCCGCCGCCCTGTCGGACGCGATCCTCGCCAGCGCCGTCGACCGTCTCGACATCGTTCCCTCCGTGGTCGATTTGTCGGGCGCGGAGGTCGAACTCGCGCGTCATCCCCGGCGCGCGTCCATCATGCGCGACGCGTTGGCCGCCGCTCCGGACGATTATGATCTGATCCTGATCGATTGTCCGCCGTCGCTCGGCGTGCTCACGTTAAACGCACTGGTTGCGGCCGAGGGCGTGCTCGTGCCGTTGCAATGCGAGTTCTTCGCGCTCGAAGGCCTCAGCCTTCTCGTGCGGACCATCGAACAGGTGCGTCGGAGATTCAACTCGAAGTTGATCATTCACGGCGTTGTTCTGACCATGTATGACGGCCGGAACAACCTCGCCCAACAGGTCGCCGAGGATGTCCGCAGCTTTCTCGGCAAGCGCGTGTACGACACCATGATTCCCCGCAATGTCCGTGTGTCCGAAGCGCCGTCTCATGGCCGCCCGGTCATCCACTACGATCCCGGCTGCGCCGGCGCGAAAGCCTATGTCGAGCTCGCGTCGG
- the rsmG gene encoding 16S rRNA (guanine(527)-N(7))-methyltransferase RsmG: protein MARPPLTAERFAEDAGVSRETCERLGAYLALLRRWQPAINLVGTSTLADPWRRHIADSAQLLPLLPAATRTVVDLGSGAGLPGLVLAILGVPEVHAIESDRRKAQFLREAARATDAKLRVHACRIEEVADPIRADVVTARALAPIGRLLGLATRFVGDGTTQLYLKGGHVEDERAEAEAEWAFSCSVHPSRTDASGAIVRITDVRRRA from the coding sequence ATGGCCCGTCCGCCGCTCACAGCCGAACGCTTTGCCGAAGACGCCGGTGTTTCACGTGAAACATGCGAGCGCCTCGGCGCCTACCTGGCGCTTCTGCGCCGCTGGCAGCCGGCGATCAACTTGGTCGGGACGTCTACGCTTGCCGACCCATGGCGCCGCCATATTGCCGACTCGGCGCAACTCCTGCCGCTTTTGCCCGCTGCCACCCGGACCGTGGTCGACCTCGGCAGCGGTGCCGGCCTGCCGGGACTGGTCCTTGCCATTCTCGGTGTGCCGGAGGTGCATGCGATAGAGAGCGATCGACGCAAGGCGCAGTTCCTGCGCGAGGCGGCACGAGCGACCGACGCGAAGCTGCGTGTCCATGCCTGCCGCATCGAGGAGGTCGCCGATCCGATTCGTGCCGATGTGGTGACGGCGCGGGCGCTCGCGCCGATCGGACGGTTGCTTGGCCTGGCGACACGCTTCGTCGGCGACGGCACGACACAGCTCTATCTCAAGGGCGGGCACGTCGAGGACGAACGGGCCGAGGCCGAGGCGGAATGGGCCTTCAGCTGCAGCGTGCATCCCAGCCGGACCGATGCCTCCGGCGCGATCGTCCGCATCACCGACGTCAGGCGGCGGGCATGA
- the mnmG gene encoding tRNA uridine-5-carboxymethylaminomethyl(34) synthesis enzyme MnmG, with protein sequence MKRFDVIVIGAGHAGCEAAAAAARVGADTLLLTQRLDRIGTLSCNPAIGGLGRGHLVREVDALDGIMARAIDRAGIQFRVLNRSAGPAVQGPRAQADRRLYARAVQALLAEQDKLTVEEATVEDIEQDDAGRVSGVLTGDGRRWMAGAVVLTTGTFLRGVIHLGEERWPAGRMGDASSTRLAERLAAAGLPMARLKTGTPPRLDGRTIDWAGLEIQPGDDPPVPMSFLTTAITTPQVDCRLTYTNAAAHDLVRAHLGRTAMYAGRIDGTGVRYCPSIEDKVVRFADRARHQIFLEPEGLGDPTIYPNGISTSLPRDVQVDLVRLLPGLERVEVLQPGYAIEYDYVDPRSLSAGLACRRIAGLFRAGQINGTTGYEEAAGQGVVAGINAARFAGGQPPWLPSRTDGLIGVMLDDLTVQGVTEPYRMFTSRAEYRLSLRADNADLRLTPTGVGLGVVGAERARTTATKRECLEAARAVLASLAVSPQEAARHGIAVKSDGRMRSGHDLLALPGMTLARVVPLVPELDDLRADVTEQLEIEARYAVYLRRQAAEVSAIKREEQLTLPVGLDYGALGGLSRELRDRLERTRPASLAAAARLPGMTPAAMTVLYRYATRAA encoded by the coding sequence ATGAAACGGTTCGACGTCATTGTCATCGGTGCAGGCCATGCCGGCTGCGAGGCGGCCGCCGCCGCGGCGCGCGTCGGCGCGGACACGCTGCTTCTGACCCAGCGCTTGGACCGGATCGGAACGTTGTCGTGCAATCCGGCGATCGGCGGGCTCGGGCGCGGTCATCTCGTTCGTGAAGTCGACGCGCTGGACGGCATCATGGCCCGGGCGATCGACCGGGCCGGCATCCAGTTCCGCGTCCTGAACCGTTCGGCCGGGCCCGCGGTGCAGGGCCCGCGCGCGCAGGCGGACCGGCGTCTCTACGCGCGGGCCGTGCAGGCGCTGCTGGCGGAGCAGGACAAGCTCACCGTCGAGGAAGCGACGGTGGAGGATATCGAGCAGGACGACGCCGGGCGGGTGTCGGGCGTCCTGACGGGCGACGGACGCCGGTGGATGGCAGGGGCGGTCGTGCTGACGACCGGGACCTTCCTGCGCGGCGTGATCCATCTCGGCGAGGAACGCTGGCCGGCGGGGCGCATGGGCGATGCGTCGTCCACCCGGCTGGCGGAGCGTCTGGCGGCGGCCGGCCTGCCGATGGCGCGGCTGAAGACCGGCACGCCGCCCCGGCTCGATGGCCGGACGATCGACTGGGCCGGGCTGGAGATCCAGCCTGGCGACGATCCGCCCGTGCCGATGTCGTTCCTGACGACGGCGATCACGACCCCGCAGGTCGACTGCCGTCTGACCTACACCAACGCGGCGGCGCACGACCTCGTTCGCGCCCATCTCGGGCGTACGGCCATGTATGCCGGGCGGATCGACGGCACGGGCGTGCGTTACTGCCCGTCGATCGAGGACAAGGTCGTGCGATTCGCCGACCGCGCACGGCACCAGATCTTCCTGGAGCCCGAGGGGCTCGGCGATCCGACGATCTACCCGAACGGCATCTCGACCTCCCTGCCGCGCGACGTCCAGGTCGATCTGGTTCGGCTGCTGCCCGGCCTTGAGCGCGTCGAAGTCCTTCAGCCGGGCTACGCCATCGAGTACGATTATGTCGATCCCCGAAGCCTGAGTGCCGGGCTGGCGTGCCGTCGGATTGCCGGCCTGTTCCGCGCAGGCCAGATCAACGGCACGACCGGCTACGAGGAGGCGGCCGGCCAGGGCGTGGTCGCCGGGATCAACGCGGCGCGTTTTGCGGGCGGTCAGCCGCCATGGCTGCCGTCGCGGACGGACGGGTTGATCGGCGTCATGCTGGACGACCTCACCGTGCAGGGCGTAACCGAGCCCTACCGGATGTTCACGTCGCGCGCGGAGTATCGGCTCAGCCTGCGCGCCGACAACGCCGATCTCCGCCTGACGCCGACCGGAGTCGGACTGGGCGTCGTCGGCGCGGAGCGGGCGCGGACCACGGCCACGAAGCGAGAATGTCTGGAGGCGGCGCGAGCCGTGCTGGCATCGCTCGCGGTCTCGCCGCAGGAGGCCGCGCGCCACGGCATCGCGGTCAAGTCCGACGGGCGGATGCGGAGCGGGCACGATCTCCTCGCCCTGCCCGGCATGACACTGGCACGCGTGGTGCCGCTCGTGCCCGAACTGGACGATCTGCGCGCCGATGTTACCGAGCAGCTCGAGATCGAGGCGCGCTACGCGGTGTATCTGCGGCGGCAGGCGGCCGAAGTCAGCGCCATCAAGCGCGAGGAGCAACTGACCTTGCCGGTCGGGCTGGATTACGGCGCTCTGGGCGGCCTGAGCCGCGAGCTGCGGGACCGGCTGGAACGGACGCGTCCGGCCAGCCTTGCGGCCGCGGCCCGATTGCCCGGGATGACCCCGGCGGCAATGACGGTGCTCTACCGCTACGCCACGCGCGCGGCCTGA
- a CDS encoding cation:proton antiporter has product METVIITVFGLAGLMVLIGLLPPVASRLRLPFTVLLAAFGCALGLGRVLLPPHLQVDVVGGMSLPSEAFLLLFLPVLLFETVLAFDTRDLWHDIAPILTMAVVAVLVSTLVAGFALSLVSSMGLIAACLLGAIVATTDPIAVVGIFRDVGAPKRLSTLVEGESLLNDAAAIALFVLLLDVLTGTNTSIAGTEIAQRIAWSLIGGALAGAVLGRIGSELAIRAGDTAAAAITISVAVPYLTYIGCERFLHVSGVVAVVVAGFSFSSNFRLRAQPSVWTALTRVWGQLAFWASSLIFLLAAMRSPATLGHLGVHDFSLLAVLVIATMVARALTLGTLLPALSWLGLSEPVDRRYQTIMLWGGLRGAVTLVLALALAENMLLPLALREQMAALAIGLVLFTLFVQAPTLRPLIHGLGVDRLSPTDQALRRRAFDLASANMQQRIEDIAKSQGIDAAEVASLRLHLASAPARDGEAGAAEREPPAGRLVVGLATLASQELAMAHQELESAMVSRRIAARLTSEAQALLDTVRSQGRAGYRRAAAGQLVFGRRIRLYIMLQRRLGWERPLANQLAERFEILTVRTRLLHRLETFSQQRLSSLLGAAAGRVLAGDLKERLDAVTSSLDALRLQYPAYARALEHSYLQRAAVRLEEQAYVEMYQDALISREILQDLRDEIDRRRRQIDRMPDLDLDLSVDELVRHVPLFEPLNDQQLATLIRLLRPRLAVPGEVLMTRGSRGDSMFFIGSGALEVAVEPEPIRLGTGAFVGELALLTRQPRSATVRSLTFTRLLVLEGDAFRRFVRAHPELREEILSVARERLGRALPEGLFPRLRSAE; this is encoded by the coding sequence ATGGAAACCGTCATCATCACCGTCTTCGGCCTGGCCGGGCTCATGGTCCTGATCGGCCTGTTGCCGCCGGTCGCATCGCGCCTGCGCCTGCCCTTCACCGTCCTCCTCGCCGCATTCGGCTGCGCCCTGGGTCTCGGCCGTGTCCTGCTGCCCCCGCATCTCCAGGTCGACGTCGTCGGCGGCATGTCGCTGCCCTCCGAAGCCTTCCTGCTCCTGTTCCTGCCCGTCCTGCTGTTCGAGACGGTGCTCGCCTTCGATACGCGCGACCTCTGGCACGACATCGCACCGATACTCACGATGGCCGTCGTCGCGGTCCTCGTGTCCACCCTGGTCGCAGGCTTCGCCCTGTCCCTTGTGTCGTCGATGGGCCTGATCGCCGCCTGCCTGCTGGGCGCCATCGTCGCGACCACGGATCCGATCGCCGTCGTGGGCATCTTCCGAGATGTCGGCGCGCCCAAACGCCTGTCGACGCTGGTCGAAGGCGAGAGCCTGCTCAACGACGCCGCCGCCATCGCGCTGTTCGTGCTTCTTCTGGACGTCCTTACGGGAACGAATACCAGCATCGCCGGCACAGAAATCGCGCAGAGGATCGCGTGGAGCCTGATCGGCGGCGCCCTGGCCGGAGCCGTGCTCGGCCGCATCGGCTCGGAGCTGGCGATTCGCGCGGGCGACACGGCGGCCGCCGCGATCACGATCAGCGTCGCCGTGCCCTATCTCACCTATATCGGCTGCGAGCGCTTTCTCCACGTCTCCGGCGTCGTCGCCGTCGTCGTCGCAGGCTTCAGCTTCAGCAGCAATTTCCGCCTTCGTGCCCAACCCAGCGTCTGGACGGCCCTGACACGCGTGTGGGGCCAACTGGCGTTCTGGGCGAGTTCGCTGATCTTCCTGCTCGCCGCCATGCGCTCCCCGGCGACGCTCGGCCATCTCGGCGTGCACGACTTCAGCCTGCTGGCCGTCCTCGTGATCGCGACCATGGTCGCGCGCGCGCTGACGCTCGGCACGCTCCTGCCCGCCCTGTCCTGGCTCGGCCTGTCCGAGCCGGTCGACCGGCGCTACCAGACGATCATGCTGTGGGGCGGCCTGCGCGGCGCCGTCACGCTGGTCCTGGCGCTGGCTTTGGCCGAGAACATGCTCCTGCCCCTGGCGCTCCGCGAGCAGATGGCGGCCCTGGCAATCGGCTTGGTCCTGTTCACGCTGTTCGTGCAGGCGCCGACCCTGCGTCCTCTGATCCATGGACTGGGCGTGGACCGCCTGTCGCCGACGGATCAGGCCCTGCGCCGGCGCGCGTTCGATCTCGCCAGCGCGAACATGCAGCAGCGCATCGAGGACATTGCCAAGAGCCAGGGCATCGACGCCGCCGAGGTGGCGAGTTTACGCCTCCATCTGGCGAGTGCGCCCGCCCGGGACGGCGAAGCGGGCGCCGCCGAACGCGAGCCCCCGGCCGGTCGCCTCGTCGTCGGCCTCGCCACGCTGGCCAGCCAGGAGCTCGCGATGGCGCACCAGGAGCTGGAAAGCGCCATGGTATCGCGCCGGATCGCCGCGCGCCTCACCAGCGAAGCCCAGGCGCTCCTGGACACGGTCCGCAGCCAGGGACGCGCCGGCTACCGGCGTGCCGCCGCAGGCCAGCTCGTCTTCGGACGCCGGATACGCCTGTACATCATGCTGCAGCGCCGTCTCGGCTGGGAGCGGCCCCTCGCGAACCAGCTGGCGGAGCGGTTCGAGATTCTCACCGTGCGCACGCGCCTCCTGCACCGGCTGGAGACCTTCTCGCAGCAAAGGCTCTCGTCTCTGCTCGGCGCGGCGGCCGGACGGGTTCTGGCCGGAGACCTCAAGGAGCGGCTCGACGCCGTGACATCGAGCCTTGACGCGCTGCGCCTGCAATATCCCGCCTACGCGCGAGCGCTCGAGCACTCCTATCTGCAGCGCGCGGCCGTGCGGCTCGAGGAGCAGGCCTATGTCGAGATGTACCAAGACGCCCTGATCAGCCGCGAGATCCTGCAGGACCTGCGCGACGAGATCGATCGGCGCAGGCGGCAGATCGACCGGATGCCCGATCTCGACCTCGACCTGTCGGTCGACGAGCTCGTTCGCCACGTGCCATTGTTCGAGCCGCTGAACGACCAGCAGCTGGCCACGCTCATCCGCCTCCTGCGACCGCGCCTGGCCGTGCCGGGCGAGGTCCTGATGACGCGGGGCTCGCGCGGCGATTCCATGTTCTTCATCGGCTCCGGTGCGCTCGAGGTTGCGGTCGAGCCCGAACCGATCCGGCTCGGCACCGGCGCGTTCGTCGGCGAGCTGGCGCTTCTGACGCGCCAGCCGCGAAGCGCGACCGTGCGCAGCCTGACCTTCACGCGGCTTCTCGTCCTGGAAGGCGATGCCTTCCGCCGGTTCGTCCGCGCCCATCCCGAGCTGCGCGAGGAGATCCTGTCGGTCGCCCGCGAACGGCTCGGCCGGGCGCTGCCGGAAGGCCTCTTTCCGCGCCTGCGCTCCGCCGAGTAG
- the mnmE gene encoding tRNA uridine-5-carboxymethylaminomethyl(34) synthesis GTPase MnmE, which translates to MAARPTIFAPATAAGRAGVAILRASGPAARDACRALTGTEPPPARQARLRDVRDREGQPVDRALLLWFDGPASLTGEDVLEVQVHGGPALIAALLDHLAAVPGLALAEPGGFARQAFLNGKLDLTAAEGLADLVEAETRAQLRQARRQLQGDLGRLYETWRGEIMSGLALAEAEIDFGADQADVGMGASRGVRSRIAGTLAAIEAHLVDRRGERLRRGLTVAIVGPPNAGKSTLLNTLAGRDVAIVTDRPGTTRDRLEVALDLGGYPLTLIDTAGLREADDSVEAIGVSRAREAAAEADVVLLLFDGASWPVLDDGTLALADERALFAVSKVDLGVGHGALRAGEHEAIAVSSRLEGGLDEVIAALQARAAAALDTGDAPLLTRARHRQALGEAAEALRRLRDAPEDLELALVAEELRLAASALGRITGRTGVEDVLDLIFGQFCIGK; encoded by the coding sequence ATGGCGGCGCGTCCGACGATCTTCGCTCCCGCCACGGCCGCAGGTCGGGCCGGCGTGGCGATCCTGCGGGCATCCGGCCCGGCGGCGCGTGACGCGTGCAGGGCGCTGACCGGCACGGAGCCGCCGCCGGCGCGCCAGGCGCGGCTTCGCGATGTGCGCGACCGTGAGGGCCAGCCGGTCGATCGGGCGCTCCTGCTCTGGTTCGACGGCCCGGCCAGCCTGACCGGCGAGGATGTGCTGGAGGTGCAGGTCCATGGCGGCCCGGCCCTTATCGCGGCACTGCTCGATCATCTCGCCGCCGTGCCCGGCCTGGCGTTGGCCGAGCCCGGCGGCTTCGCGCGCCAGGCGTTCCTGAACGGCAAGCTCGATCTCACCGCCGCCGAAGGCCTGGCCGATCTGGTCGAGGCGGAGACCCGTGCGCAGCTGCGCCAGGCCCGGCGCCAGCTGCAAGGCGATCTCGGCCGGCTGTACGAGACGTGGCGCGGCGAGATCATGAGCGGGCTTGCGCTCGCCGAGGCGGAGATCGATTTCGGCGCCGACCAGGCGGATGTCGGCATGGGCGCCAGCCGAGGGGTCCGGTCGCGTATCGCGGGAACCCTGGCCGCGATCGAGGCGCATCTCGTCGACCGGCGCGGTGAGCGATTGCGCCGCGGGCTGACGGTCGCGATCGTCGGGCCGCCCAACGCCGGCAAGTCGACCCTGCTCAACACGCTGGCCGGCCGTGACGTCGCGATCGTCACCGACCGTCCCGGCACGACACGCGACCGGCTCGAGGTCGCCCTCGATCTGGGCGGTTACCCGCTGACCCTGATCGACACGGCGGGCCTGCGCGAGGCCGACGATTCGGTCGAGGCGATCGGCGTGTCGCGGGCGCGCGAAGCGGCCGCCGAGGCCGACGTCGTGCTGCTGCTGTTCGACGGCGCGTCATGGCCAGTCCTCGATGACGGGACGCTCGCGCTGGCCGACGAGCGCGCCCTGTTCGCCGTCAGCAAGGTGGACCTGGGTGTCGGGCACGGCGCGCTGCGGGCCGGCGAGCACGAGGCGATCGCGGTGTCCAGCCGCCTCGAGGGCGGCCTGGACGAGGTGATCGCTGCGCTGCAGGCGCGGGCGGCCGCGGCGCTCGATACGGGCGATGCGCCGCTCCTGACCCGCGCGCGCCACAGGCAGGCGCTGGGCGAAGCGGCGGAAGCCCTGCGCCGGCTCCGGGACGCCCCGGAGGATCTCGAGCTGGCGCTCGTCGCCGAGGAGCTGCGGCTGGCCGCGAGCGCGCTCGGACGGATCACGGGGCGAACCGGCGTCGAGGACGTGCTCGATCTCATTTTCGGCCAGTTCTGCATCGGCAAGTAG